AAACGCTGCTAAGCCGTGCCGGTTTCTGCTGAGTTTCTTGCTAAAGATGCCAAACACGTCAGGTTTGAATCCGTCAATTTTTTCGGCAGGCATGCGGTATAATTTAAACTCTCCGTTCCGCGTATACGATACCTCTCGAACCGTTTCCGAAAAAGCGACCAGTATAAAGTTTCGGACGGTTTCATCTTCTACTTTGTTAATCCAATCACGTAGGTAAGCGAGACATCTGATGGACTCTTCGGAGAACCAATACGCCAGGTTGAAGATATTAGGAATCGGAGCGTCAGGGATATTGCCTTCCTGGAATTCAATCTGAAAGAGATGATCGTTCAGCGTATTTAGTGTTTCGTCTAAAGTCGACAGACAAGTTTGTGTTGACTTGGCGGTTGCTATCAGGCGTACGAGGGGATTAATATCGCATCCGACGCTGTGCATACCGAATAGGGACGCTTCAACCAGAGAGGTACCGGTGCCACAATAGGGGTCAAGCAGCCATCCGCGTTCTACGCCGTAGGTTTTCAGAAGTTTCCGGGCTATTTGCGGAATCATCATTGCCGGGTAGGTGTGGAAGCAGTGGGTGTACTCTTTGGTATCAGCATTCTGAAGATCCCAAGTTTCGTCTCTGTATTTCAGATTTCCTCTTTGCATTTTCGAAGGTTTCTAATCAGTGGATAAAACCCGCGTTAAAATTTGGTTCACCAGTTGCGGATTTGCTTTTCCGCGGGTGGCGCGCATGACTTGCCCGACGAGGAATCCGATCGCTTTCTTCGTGCCGTCACGGTAATCTTGGGCGGGACCGGGATTTTCTTCTACAACCTGTAGCACAATGGCTTCTATCTCTGAGGTATCCGTAATCTGCGCTAATCCCTTTTCCGCGACAATCTCTTTCGGCATTTTGCCCGTCTCAAAGGCATCGTCAAGCACAGATTTGGCGATTTTGCCGCTGATGGTCGCGTTATCAATCAATTGGATGAGTTCACTGAGGTGTGCTGGCGTGACTTTAGAATCTTGAATCTCAATTTCTGCGGTATTGAGGAGCCGGGTTAGGTCGCCCATGATCCAGTTCGCACAGGTCGTCGGTTCATCGCTGAGTTGTGCGGCTTTGTCAAAGAATTCGGCGAGGGTTCGGGTGGTCGTCAGGAGCTCGGCGTTTTCGGCGGAGATGCCGTAATCCGCAATAAAACGTTTGCGCCGTGCGGCGGGGAGTTCGGGGAGCGTCGGTTGGACTTCCTGAATCCATTCATCACTTATCTGGACATGAACGAGATCGGGTTCGGGGAAATAGCGATAGTCGTCTGCTTCCTCCTTGCCACGCATCGCCACCGTTTTACCCGTGCTTGGATCAAATAGGAGTGTTTCTTGAACGACCTCTTCACCGGCATCTAAAATCCGTGCCTGCCGTTTTACCTCATACTCCATCGCATCAATCAGTTCTTGGAACGAGTTTTTGTTTTTAATCTCTGTACGCGTGCCTAACTCTTTACTGCCCTTGGGTCGTAGGGAGAGGTTCGGTTCGCATCGCAGGCTCCCTTCTTCCATGTTGCAATCGCTGACTTCAATATATTCTAAGATCTCTTTAACGGCTCGGCAATAGGCGATTGCCTCTTCGGGGGAGTGCAGTTCAGGTTCGCTTACGATTTCAAGGAGCGGTACACCGGCGCGATTGAAGTCCATGAAACTACGGGTCGGATCGCCTGTAACTTCGGCGTGGATAGATTTTCCTGCGTCCTCTTCAAGATGGATTCTACGGAGTGCGACAGTCCGAGGTTCGCCATCAAATTCAAACGTTACCTGCCCATTTTGACATAACGGGATGTCATATTGCGAGATCTGGTAGTTCTTCGGCAGGTCTGGATAGAAATAGTTCTTCCGATCAAATTTACTGGCGGTTGTGATTTCGCAGCCCATCGCCAGTCCTGATCGAACTGCGAACTCAACGGCACGTCTATTGATGACCGGTAATGTTCCGGGCATCCCTAAGCAAATTGGGCATGTACAATCATTCGCTGATGCCCCGAAAGTATAAGCGCAGTTGCAGAAAAGTTTACTTTCTGTGCATAATTCAGCATGAATTTCTAAACCGATAACTATTTCATATTTGTCCATGGATTTACTCTCGTTTTAGATGCCTGCTATGATAAACAGCGCGAGCACCCCCTGATATCCAAAGCGGGACACTCGCGCCAGAATAAAATAAGAATCTCCTATAAACCGTTCTCCGACAACTCGTTGACAACGGTGACGTTCGCTTCTACCTCGCTCTCCGAGGTCATGCCGATCGTCATAGCGTGGACACAGGGGAGTCCCATCACGAATTCGATTGCTTCGCGTTGGCTCTCCGCGTCTTTTGCCAATTTCCCCATACCTAAGACTTTCATGCCATAAATCCCTTTGCCAGCAAACGCCATCTGTTCCATCGTTCGGATGACATCTGCGGGGGACGCGTCCATGCTAACACCGGCGTGATTAATTCGCGCCAAAACAACCTCAACCCATTCCATCATCGCGGATGTCTGGAATGCGCCATAGTCGTGACAAGAGACACCGTGCGAGCGGATCAAACCTTGCTCTTTACAACGGACGAGTGCTTCCATTGCCTCTGGGTAGCGTTGTGGCCAATCTACTTGTGTGAGGCAGTGGAGCAGCACAATATCCACATAATCGGAACCAATTTCTTTGAGGAACCGCTTCACGTCTGCTTCCACCGTCTCCCGTGTGCGGGATGTTGTCTTTGTGGTGATAGTGACACTTTCTCGCGGCAGCTCTTCAAGTGCTGCCTTGACGTGTGGATGGCTACCATATTGGTCGGCGGAATCCCAAAACGTTACACCTTTTTCATAAGAAAACAGCAATAGATCTCGAAAGGTTTCAAACCCCAAATCCGTCTGGTTTGAACGCCCATTCCAACCATTCGATCCGGTGCCTATAGCAAGCCGTGAGACATTTAAACCTGTTTTCCCCAGTGCTACAATTTCCATTAAATTTCTCCTTACTGCTCAAGATGTGCTTCAATCTAAATCCTCAGTCGGTTAAGTCTAAGTTAAAGTGTAACATAACGACCCAAAATTTGGCAAGTGATTTCTACGATTTATCAACGTGTCTACTCTTGTTCACTTTTTTGTTGCTTTTTGCCGATAATAAACGTTACAATTGAAAGTTAAAAGGCAAAACCCATCATCGGTCTATTGAATCTATCTGAAGTGATATGAGGAGGATTCAAATAAGGAGTGAAATGAAATATATAAATTTCTTTAGCAGAAACCGAACGCAGTTTAGCGAAAGAACAAACCCGGGCATTATATTAGATGCCACTATAATCCATAATTTTTTTTGGGGTTTGCTTCTACTGGCTTGTAGCTGCTTTGCAGGGGCGACGCTGGCTTCCGCGGAAGAAGCGCGTAGTGATGCGTGGGGCGAAGCCTTTACGCTCATTGATAAAGGGGAACGCAGACGCGCCGTTTCAAAACTCGAAAGTTTATTGCAATCGGATCTGCCCGAGTCGGATAAGCTTAGAATCCATCATGCGCTCGGTTATAACTATGAGAAGCTTCGGAATCGCCCAAAAGCGGTTGGGCACTATGCGCGGGTCGCTTCGCTGAGTTATCCATTGGCAGATTGCGCTGTCTACCGTCTTGCTCAACTTTACGAAAGTATGAATAACGGGGAACGGGCAATAAAGTGGTATACGCAACTCGTCAAGAATTATCCGACGAGTTTTTATGGCGCAGCGGCGAAATGGACTTTAGGGCAGTTACACCTTGAGCGGAAAGAATATGAAACTGCGAAGTCGTACTTAGTAGACCTCGTTAAACATCCGCAATATGCGAGAGAGGCGACTTTTGCTTTCGCGCGCTGTGATGAAGGATTGGGTAATGTTTCTGATGCGTTTAATACTTATCGTGAACTTATTAAAGAAAAGCAGTCGTATAGCGTTGCGGAAGAGTCACTCGGTCGGTTGAAGCTGCTTGCCAGAAGCCATAAATCGCTAAAACTTACGCCAACAGATCGACTTAATTGTGGTATGGTGTTTTTCTCCAATAGGCAATGGCGGTCTGCCGTGAGTGAATTGGCACTGATACCTAAAACTGCAGGTTTGGAGATGCGGGCGCATGCGCTTTACCTGACTGGGCGAAGTAACCGAGGCCGAAAGTGGCCGAATACGGCGATTAAGAACTTTAACGCCGTGATTGCCCTTGGCGGCAAGAACAGTTACATACCACGTGCTGCCTATCAGATAGCGCAGTGCTATCGGCAGAAGGGGCATCTGAAAACAGCGGTCAGTAGACTTGAGACCTTTGTAAAAACCTATCCTGAGAACGAATTAGTTGATGATGCGTTGTACGATATCGCGCAGATTCGAGAGAAACGGGATCAATCAGAGTTAGCACTGGATGCGTATTCACGTTTAATCAAAGTCGCGCCAAACAGCCCATACGCGGACGTGGCGGCATGGCGAACGGGTTGGCAGCGTTTTGACGAGCGTCGCTATGAAGAAAGTTACAACGCTTTCAAAGGCTTGAAGGAGCACTTCCCCGGCAATCGCTACGCAATGGGTGCGCATTTTTGGATGGCAAAGATACGTGAACGTCAAAACAAACCCGAGTTTGCCCGGAAACTATACAAGGAAGTAGCAGAGGCGCGATATTGGTACTACTCCGCAAGGGCAAAAGCGATTTTGGGAGTAGGTGGCTCCGAACTGGAACCGAAAGCCGTCCAAGATGCGGATATACCGGAGCGTCAGGCATGTCCGTCCCAGGTGCAAATGTTAATGGAACTGAGACTTTATGAAGACGCTATCCCGCAATTGGATCACCACATTAACACAACTTCGTTCCCGGAACAGAGATGTTTTCATGATTTGATTGCGTGTTATGAAGGGCTCGCGATGTACGATAAAGCGCGGAAGGTAACTGAAAAATCGCTTGAGAGTTCCGCTTTCGCGAATGCGACACGCGCGGATTTGGAAAAACTCCAACATAAACTCTACCCGCGCTACTATGCCGACGCTGTTGACAAGTATGCCAAGATGTATAACGTTGATACTTTCTTAATTGCGGCAATGATTCTGGAAGAAAGTCGGTACAATGCTGAGGCAGTGAGTTGGGCGGGTGCGATTGGACTTATGCAGATCATGCCTGCTACTGGGAGAGAACTCGCCCAGAAACTTAAGATTCGACGGTTCCGTACTTCAATGCTTAAGCAACCGGATATTAATATTCGGATGGGGACGAAGTATATTGGCGAACTCAACTCATGGTTTGATGGCAATTCGCTGCTGGTAATAGGGGCGTATAACGGTGGACCCGGGCGGATGGAGCGATGGGTATCAACGAAAAACATTAAGGATATTGACCTATTCGTTGAGAAAATTACGATTCGGGAAACTCGGCTTCATATCAAGAAGGTTATTGACAGTTACGATAATTATGTCGAAATTTATCGGAAAACTGATGAACCGCCCGCGGTGAATTCGGCAACGGAGATCGGGCAAAAGCGATTAGAAGGCTTTTGAGTGTCGATAGTCTAACGGACTATCACAAGGAAATCGCTTCGGTGGTGTTGTCACGTGTAATGAGAATACGCCGTTGCCATTCGGTATCGTTTTGTGTCGGAAAATCGGCACGGTAATGGGCACCGCGGCTTTCCGTGCGGGCGAGTGCAGATTGCGTTATCATCAAGGCGACGTTGAGCATATTAACTGTTTCTACCGTCGCTACGTCTGCGACTTCCGGATTTGTTAGCACACTCCCTAAACTTTCCATTAAATCTTGCAATTCGGCGAGGGTTTCTTGTAAGCCCTCGCCGTTTCGTTCGATGCTAACATTCTTCCAGAGCGTCTCGCGAATGACATCTTTGATTGATTCTGTAGAATAGTTATCGGTTTTCAGTTTTCGGTTATCAGTTAAAGCGTCTCTTGTGGTAGCCCCAAAACCCTCTTGTAACTGTCCACTGATAACTGGGGCCTGATAACTATTTGCAAATATTGCAGCGTTTGTGCCAGCGCGGGCACCGTAGACGAGGCATTCAAGCAGAGAGTTGCTTGCTAAGCGATTCGCACCGTGGACACCCGTACATGCTACTTCTCCACAAGCATAAAGCCCTTTGAGATTTGTTTGTGTATCTGTATTGGTGCGGATGCCGCCCATCATAAAGTGTGCGCCGGGACGGACGGGGATTAAGTCCACGTTAATATTGAGTCCGTAGCGTTTTGTGGTATCGGAGATGGTCGGAAATCGTTCAAGGATAAAATCTTCGGATTCATGGGTAATATCAAGGAAAACGCACGGGAATCCGGTCGAGTCCATCTCGCTTTGAATGGCGCGGCTCACAACATCCCGTGGGGCAAGTTCACCTTTCTCGTGATATTTCTCCATAAAGCGTTCACCACGAATGCTCAGAAGTTTGCCACCTTCCCCTCTAACCGCTTCTGAGATCAAAAAGTTAGGTGCCCCGTCTAAGAAAAGCGTTGTTGGATGAAATTGGACGAATTCCATATCTATCATTTCGCATCCGGCGCGCCATGCTGCAGCGAATCCGTCGCCAGTCGCTACTTTTGGGTTAGACGTACACGGGTAAATCCGTCCAAGCCCACCGGTCGCGAGAATTGTGGCTTTGGCGCGAATACAGGCGACCTGTTCTTCTACAATTGCCGTAACACCATAGCATGTAGGTGTCTCCTCGCTCGCTAACTTGACATCCGCGTCGGTCAGCAAGTCAATGGCGAATGTATTTTGCAGGACGTGAATGCGTTCCGTATTTAGTACGCGTTGGATAAGGACATCCGTCGTTTCACGACCTGTTGCGTCGCCTTTATGTACAATTCGACGGCGGCTGTGAGCGGCTTCTCGTGTAAAGCGCGGCAGGGTTCCTTCCCAATCGAAGTTCGCACCCCAGTCTAATAGTTCGCCAACGCGTGGAATACCTTCAGATACCATCATCTCAACGGCTTCCACATTGCAGAGACCGGCACCCGCTGCACAGGTATCCTTTATGTGCAAGGCGATCGTATCATCGAGGTTCATAGCAACAGCGATCCCACCTTGGGCATAGTGTGTGTTACTCTCTGTCAATGTCGTTTTGGTAATTAACGTCACATTCGCGTGTTCACTCGCAGCGAGAGCCGCGCGTAACCCAGCGGCACCACTACCGATGATAAGCACATCGGTGTCCCAACTCAAAAGCCCCTCTGAATTCATCGCAGATGTTGGATTTTCCATGTTTTTAAATTACCTTGCGGTGGGTCAAAGGCTTTGACGTATCTAAAGTGTGTGTACAAATGCCGTCCCTCCATTTCATTACGGGACTATGTTTGTGATTGTTTATCAGAATGCACAGAAAATTCAAAACTGAGCCGGTACTTTTGGTGCAAAACTTTCACTGACCGGTACGACTTTTCCAGTGCCAGTAGCAATGAGCGTGCCATCACTGAGCGTAACCTCTGCTTTTGCTTCCACTAACCTTTTGGAAACCTTCGTACGCTCGGCAGAGACAAGGAGTTTCACCCCCGTTGGTGCTGGATTACGAAAACGGACCTCGAGTTGCGCTGTTACTGCGGGCTGATCGAAGGTGCCTATTCCGACGTAGGTAATCGCTTCATCTAACAGGGTACTGAGGATACCTCCGTGTAGAATGTTTGCCCAACCTTGCAAGTGTTCAGCGGGTGTACATTCAATGCGGACAGAGGCACCATCACCTATAATTTCAGGTTTTACCTGAAAGCCGAATGGGTTTTTCATACCGCAAACAAAGCAGTTGTCATTGTTTTCAATCGCCATTTTCACTTCCTGATTCGGTAAGCATAGCGAGGCTCCGTGCTAATTTGTCTTGCTCTGTCAACAACCGTTGAAGTTGTGCCTTCTTTTGTGCAACGACTTTTTCCGGTGCCCGCTGAACGAAGTTTGGATTATCTAACGTCTTTTGTGCCGACACAACGTCCTTCGTTGCTTGTTGATGGCGTTTGCTAAGCCTTGCGTGTTCGGCATCGAGATCTATGACATCTGCAAGCGGAATATAAATAGCGAGTTCTCCGATAACCGCTTCAGCAGCGGCGGGAGGTTTTTGCAGAGATTCAGCGATAGTGATGTCAGCTACCCGTGTGAAAGCCGGTAAGTACTGTGATAGATATGTTTCGAGTCGCTCACGCACTTCACTGTTTGGTGATTGGATATGAACTTCTACAGACGCTCCAATCGGAACGTTCAACTCACCTCGGATGCTGCGGATACTCTCAATGACTTCCGTGAGCGTCGCCATAGTGGTTTCTGCGGTTGAATTTTCGCCTGTTGGCTCTGGCCAAGGGGCAATAGTTACTGACTTATCGTCCTGCGTTCTATTGCGCGGGAGTTGTTGCCAAATTTCTTCGGTTAGGAAGGGCATGAGCGGGTGGAGGAGCCGCATTGTCTGCTCCAAAACGTCTGCAGCTACCCAGAGTGCCGCTGGTTCGTCTTGCGCAATTCGCTGTTTGGTGAATTCGAGATACCAATCACAGAATTCGTGCCAAAGGAAAGCATAGAGCGTTTGTGTCGCTTCGTAGAAACGGAAGTTTTCGAGGGCATCGGTTGTTGTTTTAATAGTATGGCTGAGCCGACTCCGTATCCACGTTATTTCGAGCGTTTCTTGTTCGGTCTCTATGGCATCCACTTCCGTGGGAATGGGATGTTTTTCTAAATTCATCAGGATGAACCGGGCAGCGTTCCAGATTTTATTGGCGAAGCGTCTACCTGACTCAATCTGCGATTCTGAGAGCGAGACATAAGGGATTGGTGTGCTTACATTTGCAAGGGCGAAGCGGAATGCGTCTGTCCCGTAAGTGTCGATTGTCTCTAACGGGTCGATGGTGTTTCCTTTCGATTTGCTCATCTTTTGCCCCTTTTCGTCGGCGACAAGCCCATGCAAATAGACGGTTCGGAAGGGTACCTCGTCCATACATCCGAGTCCTAACATTATCATTCTCGATACCCAGAAGAAGAGGATGTCCCAACCGCTGACCAGAACAGATGTCGGATAAAAAGTTTTCAATTCTTCCGTCTCTTCTGGCCAGCCCATGGTGGAGAAGGGCCACAGCCCGGAGCTGAACCATGTATCAAGAACATCTTCATCTTGGCGGAAATCAGAGGCACCACACTTGCATTGCTGTGGCGTTTCCATGGCAACAGTAACTGCCTCACATGCGTTACAGTACCATATCGGGAGTTGATGTCCCCACCAACGCTGACGTGAGATCGGCCAAGGTTCGATAATCTCCATCCAGTGATAGAAGCGATCGGTCTCGCGTTCTGGAATGAACCGGACTTCGCCCTTTTGGGTCGCTTCTATGGCGCGTTGTGCGAGCGGGCGGACATTCATGAACCATTGCAATGATATAGCGGGTTCGACAATCGTACCGCACCGGTCGTGATGGCCAACGGCGTGCCGATGCGGTACAATTTTGACGAGGTAATCTAAGTTCTGCAAATCTTCGACGACCCGTTTGCGACACTCCCATCGGGATAAACCGACATATTTTTCGGGTGCCGCTTCGCTGATATGTCCATCTTGCGTGAAGATCGTACGCTGTTCGAGTTCGTGCCGCAATCCGATTTCATAATCATTAGGATCGTGTGCGGGCGTTACTTTCAAAGCGCCGGTCCCAAATTCTCTATCCACGTAAGCATCGGCGATTATCGGAATTTCCCTGTCACAGAGGGGTAGGTGTGCTGTCTTTCCAATGACATGCTGATACCGCTCATCGTCGGGATGCACAGCGACAGCCGTGTCGCCTAACATAGTCTCTGGGCGCGTCGTGGCGATTTCAAGGACAACATCACTGTCTTTCACAGGATAGCGGATGTGGTAAAAGTTGCCGTCTATCTCAATCGGTTCCACTTCAAGGTTACTGATAGCCGTGTTGCACTCTGGGCACCAATTGACCATGTAGGTGTCGCGATAGATGAGTCCCTGATTATAGAGTTTGACAAACGCGGTGCGAACGGCTTTCGAGAGTCCTTCATCAAGTGTGAAACGCTCACGTTTCCAGTCACAAGAGCATCCGAGTTGTTGAAGTTGTGAGACGATATAGCCAGCAGATTCGGCTTTCCATTGCCACATCCGCTCGGTGAATTTTTCTCTGCCGAGTTCAATTCGACTTGTCCCTTCCTCGGCGAGTTTTCGTTCCATGATGAGTTCAGTAACAATACCGGCGTGGTCGGTTCCGGGCATCCAGAGCGTGTTATACCCTTGCATGCGCCGCCATCGGATGAGGCAATCTTGGAGCGTATTATCAAGTGCGTGTCCGATGTGGAGACTACCTGTAATATTCGGCGGCGGAATCACGATTGCGTAAGCCTGTTTCTCGGAGGTTGCCGCCGCGTGGAAGTAGTCATTTTTTTGCCAAAATTGGTACCATTTCCCCTCAATTTCTTGAGGGGCATAGATTTTTGGGAGATTTGTCATTTTTTCGTTGTCAGTTATCAGTTGTCAGTTATCGGTTAAGAGATTTTCGTTTAAGAACAGTTTCCTCTCGTAACTGATCATCGATAACCATTAGGTAAAGAGGGGTTCTACCCACCCGTATGTCCCCTGCTCCATTTCATAAAGTAAATTGACTTGCCGGGTTTCCGCGTTTAAAAACAGCAGAAATACGGTATTTGAGGCTTGGAGTTCCGTTGCGGCTTCCGCGACCGTCAGTGGTTTCGCTGCAAATTTCTCCTGCGTCGCTACGATGACAGGTGCGTCAGTCCCATCAGGGTCTATTACGGTTTCCACGCTGTCTGGGTTGAGCTGGGCGACCACTTCGCGATGTGGTGCATTATGCCGTCGGTCTTTAACTCTATCCTTGTAGCGACGGACCTGACTGATAATCTTATCTGTTACAGTATCTAATGCCGACAGAATCTCATGCGTTTCACTTTTCGCATAGAACGAGACGCGTGGTGCTGTCACTATCATCTCGGCATCAAATCGATTTTTCTCGGATTTGAGAACGACGTTCAGTTCCTGCATATCTCCGAAACGGGTTTCAATTTTGTCGGCACGTTTTAGGATGTATGCATGAATATCATCAGTAATTTTTAGGTTATGTCCGGAATAGGTTATTTTCATTTTCATTCTCCCTTCTTTTATAGATGACGGAACAAGGCAAAAAGTAGTTTTCGGTTTCAGTTCGGTTTTCTCTCACTGCGAGGCATGAAAACCCTTTCAGTTTTCAGAAAGAGACTTTGAAATTATCAAAAACCTCTTAACTAACAACTGACAACTAATATTAATAATCCTGAAAACGCATCCCCTCTCGTCGGACATTCAATCAATGCGTACGATTCCCTGCGTGGACAGCGGACCTTTCACGTGATGTCGGAATACCTAACTCGTCCCGATATTTCTGAACAGTCCGCCTCGCTAATAGAATCCCTTTTGTTTTTAGGGCATTACTGATCGCTTGATCACTCAGCGGTTTGTTCGGTGTCTCAGCATCGACCATCTCTTGAATGAGGTTTTTCACTTGTTTGGCAGAGATCGCTTCGCCTTGTGTTGTTGCTAATTCATTACTAAAGAAAAATCGTAGCGGATACATGCCGTGTGGCGTTTGCACGTATTTATTGCTTGTCACTCGACTGACAGTTGATTCGTGGACTCCTATTCTGTCAGCAATCGTTTTGAGTGTTAAAGGTTTGATGCTTTTAACCCCTTTTGTCAGGAATTCTGTCTGTACCTCAAAAATTGCCTCGGTGACTCGGGCGATTGTGCTACCGCGCTGGGCAAGGCTGCTGAGCAAATTTGAGGCATCACGATAGCGTTTTTCTATCCATTCCTTTGCCTCAGTATCAAGCGTATCTTGCCGATTTCGCATCAGATTGAGATAGTAAGGATTTATCTGTAAGCGGGGTATATAGCTGTCTACAGAGATAGCCTGATATTTGCCGTTGAGGTACTGTATCTCCACGTCTGGCGTAATGGTGTCCGCATGAGAACTTTTCTTAAGCGAGTGCGTCATTGGATCGGTGAAGTAGCGACCTGGATAAGGCGACAGTCTTCCTATCCACTTGACAACTGTATCAATAACCACGATGTCAATTTTTAATGCCTTTGCGATGCAGTGCCATTGCTGATTGAGAAAAGCGTCGAAGTAGTTTTCGATAATCTCTTGTGCGAGAGATTGCACAAACATCTTTTGATTTCCAAAACTTTCACACTGCCACAGTTCTCCGTCCAAGTTTTCCGCGACTGCGCGTATCTCTTCTGGCTTCTGATTGCGTATCTGAATGAGCAATGCCTCTCTTGTATCTCGATGTGCGATACCGAGGGGTTCAAAGTTGTCTTGTATCTCGCGAAGCACAGTTTCAACGAGGGTCGTTTCACATCCGACGGCTTCGGCAATATCTTCCAACGTGAGTTGATAGACATTCAGAGTGGGTTTGCAATTTCCGAATGTATGTTCATATATGATGGTATAAGTCTTGTTATTGTCTGGATCGTTGATTTGCCATGTGCAGTTTATAGGTGCCCCTTCGTTTTCGGCGGACGCGCGCGTTGTCTTTTTCCTTGCGATTGTAGCGGTTTTTGAAAATGTGATATTATTATTACCCGTTGCGGCTTGTAAACCTTTTTGAATGATAGTGTGTAATTCTGCTGAGATCTCTCCTGCATTCAATGTGGTTAAGGACTCGCAGGGAATTTGAAACAGTTTGAGTTCCAGTTTCCCATCGTCGTTCAAGTTCCCAAGAATGTGTTCTGCAATAGTGTGTTCCATCTCCGTCCTGATGATATCGGCAGAAGCAAGGTCAAGTTGCTCAGCAAGGTGATCGTGCAGGGAACACTCGTATACGACATCTGGCGGCGGTTCATCAGGGTCTGCGTGTTTAGTATTCATTCGGTCACTGAGCGAGATGCGGTCCTCAAAAGCCATTTCCCAATCAATATCAACAGCGGTATCTTCCTGATCAAGATTGCCTTCAGGCTCGTTCCATTCGGGTGTTGGGTCTAATTCTTCTTCAAGGGTAGGTACGACTTCGTCATCGTCTTCAAGTTCAAGAAACGGATTCTGCTCAAGTTCTTGGCGAATAAAATGTGTTAGTTCTTGCAGCGGCATATTCAGCACTTTAAGTGCTTGCTGTAACCTGGGCGTGATAGACGTTTTTTGCGTCAGCTGAGGGGTCTGGGTAAGTTGCGCTTTGTACATTTCATGCGTCTCTTTCGGTGTTGCTGCAGCGGTGCTACTCTACCCGATAGGAGAAATTGTGTCCAAAATAGAGATCTCTCGCTATTGGGTCGTTAACGAGTTCTGTAGGCGTCCCAGCGAGCGTAATTTTTCCATCAACAATGATGTATGCCCTGTCAAC
This window of the Candidatus Poribacteria bacterium genome carries:
- a CDS encoding valine--tRNA ligase — translated: MTNLPKIYAPQEIEGKWYQFWQKNDYFHAAATSEKQAYAIVIPPPNITGSLHIGHALDNTLQDCLIRWRRMQGYNTLWMPGTDHAGIVTELIMERKLAEEGTSRIELGREKFTERMWQWKAESAGYIVSQLQQLGCSCDWKRERFTLDEGLSKAVRTAFVKLYNQGLIYRDTYMVNWCPECNTAISNLEVEPIEIDGNFYHIRYPVKDSDVVLEIATTRPETMLGDTAVAVHPDDERYQHVIGKTAHLPLCDREIPIIADAYVDREFGTGALKVTPAHDPNDYEIGLRHELEQRTIFTQDGHISEAAPEKYVGLSRWECRKRVVEDLQNLDYLVKIVPHRHAVGHHDRCGTIVEPAISLQWFMNVRPLAQRAIEATQKGEVRFIPERETDRFYHWMEIIEPWPISRQRWWGHQLPIWYCNACEAVTVAMETPQQCKCGASDFRQDEDVLDTWFSSGLWPFSTMGWPEETEELKTFYPTSVLVSGWDILFFWVSRMIMLGLGCMDEVPFRTVYLHGLVADEKGQKMSKSKGNTIDPLETIDTYGTDAFRFALANVSTPIPYVSLSESQIESGRRFANKIWNAARFILMNLEKHPIPTEVDAIETEQETLEITWIRSRLSHTIKTTTDALENFRFYEATQTLYAFLWHEFCDWYLEFTKQRIAQDEPAALWVAADVLEQTMRLLHPLMPFLTEEIWQQLPRNRTQDDKSVTIAPWPEPTGENSTAETTMATLTEVIESIRSIRGELNVPIGASVEVHIQSPNSEVRERLETYLSQYLPAFTRVADITIAESLQKPPAAAEAVIGELAIYIPLADVIDLDAEHARLSKRHQQATKDVVSAQKTLDNPNFVQRAPEKVVAQKKAQLQRLLTEQDKLARSLAMLTESGSENGD
- the raiA gene encoding ribosome-associated translation inhibitor RaiA; this translates as MKITYSGHNLKITDDIHAYILKRADKIETRFGDMQELNVVLKSEKNRFDAEMIVTAPRVSFYAKSETHEILSALDTVTDKIISQVRRYKDRVKDRRHNAPHREVVAQLNPDSVETVIDPDGTDAPVIVATQEKFAAKPLTVAEAATELQASNTVFLLFLNAETRQVNLLYEMEQGTYGWVEPLFT
- the rpoN gene encoding RNA polymerase factor sigma-54, with translation MYKAQLTQTPQLTQKTSITPRLQQALKVLNMPLQELTHFIRQELEQNPFLELEDDDEVVPTLEEELDPTPEWNEPEGNLDQEDTAVDIDWEMAFEDRISLSDRMNTKHADPDEPPPDVVYECSLHDHLAEQLDLASADIIRTEMEHTIAEHILGNLNDDGKLELKLFQIPCESLTTLNAGEISAELHTIIQKGLQAATGNNNITFSKTATIARKKTTRASAENEGAPINCTWQINDPDNNKTYTIIYEHTFGNCKPTLNVYQLTLEDIAEAVGCETTLVETVLREIQDNFEPLGIAHRDTREALLIQIRNQKPEEIRAVAENLDGELWQCESFGNQKMFVQSLAQEIIENYFDAFLNQQWHCIAKALKIDIVVIDTVVKWIGRLSPYPGRYFTDPMTHSLKKSSHADTITPDVEIQYLNGKYQAISVDSYIPRLQINPYYLNLMRNRQDTLDTEAKEWIEKRYRDASNLLSSLAQRGSTIARVTEAIFEVQTEFLTKGVKSIKPLTLKTIADRIGVHESTVSRVTSNKYVQTPHGMYPLRFFFSNELATTQGEAISAKQVKNLIQEMVDAETPNKPLSDQAISNALKTKGILLARRTVQKYRDELGIPTSRERSAVHAGNRTH